GCATCTTGCTTTGGAGCGACAAGAATTTTTTCTTGTTTATCAGCCCCGGGTTGACTTAAAAACGAATTCTATGGTTGGAATGGAGGTCTTATTACGTTGGCAACATCCCAAGCGGGGCGTTGTTTTTCCTGATGAATTCATTTCCGTTGCAGAGCATTTTAACTTGATTATTCCAATTGGTGAATGGGTCTTACGAACCGCGTGTAGGCAGTATGTGGATTGGAAAAAGAGTTACGCTCCTTTCAACTGCACCCTGGCGATTAATATTTCGCTTCATCAATTTCAACACAAAGGGTTTATTTCTTCTGTGAAGCACATTTTACAAGAATATCAAATGCCATCGGATTGGTTAGAGCTTGAAATTACGGAAGCAACGGCAGTCAATTTTTTGGGAAAGATTGAAGATACATTAAGTACGCTTCGCAATATGGGGGTAAAGCTTGCTTTTGATAATTTTGGCTCAGGCTATTCTTTTTTATCTCACTTAAAAAATTCACCAGTCCAATCCATCAAACTGAAACAAACCTTAATTGAAGATGCTCATCTCAGGGAAAATGATAATTTAATTATCAAATCGACGATTGCTTTGTCGCAAGAGTTAGGATTGAATGTGGTTGTGGGTGGTGTCGAAACAGAAGAACAACTCAATTTTTTACGGTCAAGTCACTGTTTCGAAGTGCAAGGCTATTACAGCAGTAAACCGTTAACAGTAGGACAGATGACGCAATTTATCGAGGAAAGGAACTCCAAAGGGCTGTAGCTTTATGTTGTTTCATTCCTATCAAAAAATAACACCAGTTAGGTTACCAAAAATAATTTAGCCTAAAATGGATAAGTTAATAAGCCCCGCTTTATTGACCAAAATCGATGGGTTAAATTTTGTGCTATGCTGTATTATATCGTGTTGATTATAGAGCATAATATCAGGGATGTCGGCCATGAAGGGACTAGAAAAACAATGCTGTCCTAAGAAAAGAATACTCACTCAGAGTCAAGAATTGCAAGAAGGGGTAGATTTCTCGTGTTGTGCACCGGCTGATAGAGGTACTTCCGATAACTTCTTTCCATTTTTCACTCGATTAGTGCAAGCCAACTTGGCTAAATGGACGGCAGGAATAAGTCCTGCTGCCATCGGTTCTTCTTATTCCACCTGGCTTTGGCAATTGGCCCAATCCCCTGGGGTTTTGTGGGAACTTGCTTTTTATCCGGTTTTTCATGCCAAGGATTGCATTAATAATATCGTTTGTGTTGAGCGTGCTGCGGATGGTAAAGACGTGCGTTTTAAAAAAGACAGTTGGCAGCCTATGCCTTGGCGTTTATTCGCCGAAGGGTTTTTGCAGATGGAAGATTGGTGGCGACGCGCCACAACGGACGTGCCAGGATTACCCAACCAAGTGGAACGTACTGTTTCATTCTGGGCGCGCCAATGCCTTGATGCCCTATCCCCTTCCAATTTTGTTTGGTCTAATCCTGATTTATTTCATGAAGCCATGCGCACTGGGGGACTTAATCTCATCCAAGGCGGCCAAATCGCGCTCGAAGATTGGTTAGAAAAGCTAACCGGTGCACCACCTACAGGTTCTGAACATTTTATCCCAGGGAAACAAGTAGCTATTACTCCAGGGCGGGTGGTCTTTCAAAATCATTTAATTGAGCTCATTCAATATGAAGCCCAAACGAAAACAGTCTATAAAGAGCCGATACTCATCTTACCAGCCTGGATTATGAAATATTATATTCTCGATTTATCATCACATAACTCCTTGGTGAAGTGGCTCGTAAGTCAGGGACACACCGTATTTATCATTTCTTGGCGAAATCCTGACAAAGAGGACCAGGATTTGGGGATGGATGATTATTATCGGCAAGGAGCTATGGCTGCATTTGATGCGGTATCGACTCTTTTTCCAGAAACTAAAATCAATCTGATGGGGTATTGTTTAGGAGGTACCTTGGCTATGATTACGGCAGCTGCGATGGGCAGAGACAAGGACGAGCGTTTAAACAGCTTGACACTCTTGGCAGCCCAAGGGGATTTTACTGAGGCTGGGGAATTAATGCTCTTTGTAACTGAAAGTCAAGTGGATTTTCTTAAAAGTATGATGCGGGAACAAGGGTATCTGGATACCAAGCAAATGGCTGGTTCTTTTCAGATGTTGCGTGCTTATGACTTAATTTGGTCCAAAATGGTTCAAGATTACATGCATGGAATGCGACGAGGGATGATTGATTTGACCGCTTGGAACGCAGATGCCACCCGGATGCCTTACAAAATGCACAGTGAATACCTTGAAAAACTCTTCTTAAGGAATGATTTTGCCGAAGGGCGTTATACAGTGGAAGGAAAGCCTGTGGCTGCTGAGAATATTAAGTTACCTGTTTTTGCGGTGAGCACTGAAAAAGACCATGTAGCACCCTGGCAATCCGTCTATAAAATCCATCTTATGACTGAAGGGGATGTGACCTTTGTTCTCACTGGTGGTGGGCATAATGCGGGCATCATCAGTGAGCCGGGTCACCCAGGACGCTCTTATCGTGTTCATGAGCAGAAACAAGGCGAGGCTTACTTAAATCCTGAGAGCTGGCTTGCGATGGCAGAGAGGCGGGAAGGTTCCTGGTGGCGAGAATGGAATGAGTGGCTAGTCCAGCAAAATACTAAAAAACGCATTGCATCATCGGTCATGAATCCCTCACTGCCAGAGGCACCAGGAACTTATGTGCTTCAGAAATAAAACGCTCTTCTTTGAACAATAGGAGCGCTGTATATTAGTAAGCGTCCGATCCAATAAAGCCGCATCCATTTGCTTAGCAAATCCTCTAGGTGGATGGCGGCCACCCTATCAATGTTTAAAATAACAGTGCTCAATGGACTTTTGAGTGAGTTACATGTATTGCCCACCATTAATATCAAAATTGGCACCAGTAATAAAACCACTTTGCTCCTCTGCAAGGAAGGCAACAACACGAGCAATTTCTTGGGGTTTGCCTAATCGTCCCACAGGAATTTGGGCAACAATCGCTTCTAAAATATCGTCCCTTAGAGAGGCGAGCATCTCAGTATTGATATAGCCAGGAGAGACGGTATTCACTGTAATGCCTTTTTTTGCGACTTCTTGTGCCAGACTTTTGGTAAAACCGTATAATGCGGATTTAGTGGCCGCGTAATTACACTGGCCGAATTGACCTTTGCGTCCATTCACAGAAGAAATGGTGATAATACGTCCATAACTATTATCCAACATATTGGATAACACGGTTTTCGTCATATTAAAGACACTATTCAAATTGGCATTGATGACATCCTGCCATTGTTCTTGAGTCATTTTTTTCAAAGTGGCATCGTGTGTCACACCGGCATTGTTCACTAGAATATCGATTTTGCCGTATTTTTCGATGACCAAGTCGGTCAGTTTCTCACAATCATTGAAGGAAGAAATATCGGCATAGACAATGTCGATATCAAATCCTTGCATGGCTTGTTTTTTCTGCCATTCTTTCGCTAAGTCATGATTGCCCTGTTTGAAATAACAGGCGATGACTTGATAATCTAACTTTTGCATTTCTTGGCAGATGGCAGTACCTATACCACCAGTACCACCTGTGACTAAAGCAACTCGTTGGTTCACTTCCTTCCTCCTTGATGGTTTTATGCAGAAAAAATAGTTTTATTGTTATTAGGATGGTATTAGCATAAGCCTAATGGCGTTATTTAATCACTTCTACTTCTTCAGCCTGAGGTCCTTTCTGTCCTTTTCCCATTTTAAAAAGAACGGTTGCCCCATCGGGAAGTGTTTTAAAGCCGTCACTTTGAATCGAACTAAAGTGGACAAAGTAGTCTTTGCCACTGCTTTCAATAAAACCAAAACCCTTGTCTTTATTAAACCATTTGACTTTACCACGAATTTTGTTAGTCATTTTTTGTTTATTTCCTTATAATCAAGTGGGTTATATAGTGTCATGCGACGCTGTTCTTTTTGTCAATACTTGCTAACCAGAAAGCTTTTAGTGGTTTAATGAGTGGAATCAGTGGCTTTTTCAGTGTTCCCCTCTACTTTTTTCAACGAAACCACTTTATCACATTGAATCTCAATGGTATTTGTTTTAGTAGCAGATACTCCCCAACATCGTATTCTTTTTCCCTCTTTCTCGATGAATAGCACGTGAATAACCAAATTTTTCCCATAAGTGTTGTCGATGGTGATGTCTTGAGTCTCATTCGTCTTTGTCAGGAGTCTTCCCAGTGAATTGCCATTCCGGTGGAACTCTATTAATACTTCAGTATTGGATAAGGATATATTATTTATTTTGGAGTTCTTGTGGTATTTGATGTGATAGGATTGCGTGCCGGCGCAGGCATTAAGTGTCGTGCACGAAAAAATTACCGCAAAAATAATTTTAAGAAGGACTATTTTTTTTATTTTAAATGACGTGATATCGTTCATGGGATTCCTATTCTTATTCTTGCTCATCTATTTTTACTATTTTGTCATAAAATTTTTACATGCCCAATCTTTAATAGCATAATTCCTTTTTGTCATAATAGAGCTCAGTCAACAGAATAACTTATTATGAGGTTGGAGACTCATTTTAGTTTTTATTAACGACTCTAACAAGGATTAGTTTAGTATGCGTTTACGTCTTGTCATCTTAGTTTTAGCCGCAATTATTATTGGTGTGGGAAGTTATTCTGGGATAGTGAATGTCATTAAAGAGCCCATAGAAAATGTGATAATAGGGTATAAAAGCCCATCAGCCTGGAATAATCGTGGTGTAGATTATGTGATTGGCAAAAGAGTAGCACAAAATGACTCTGAAGCTGTAAAATGGTTTTGCAAGGCAGCGAAACAAGGCGAAGTCATGGCCCAGCGCAACCTTGGCTTGATGTATGCTGCAGGCAAAGGGGTCCCTCAGGATAATGGCAAGGCTATGCAATGGTTTCGTAAAGCCGCTCTTCAAAATGATGCCGTGTCACAATTAAATCTTGGTGTCATGTATCAAAAAGGTATGGGTACTCAGCAAAACGATAGGGAAGCAATCAAGTGGATTCATAAAGCAGCCGCACAAGGATTTCCAGAGGCTGAACGTAGTCTTGGCATCCTATATTCCATTGCTGAAAATGGGCAACAAAATTATGTCGAAGCTTTTAAATGGCTTCACAAGGCAGCTGAGAAAGAAGATGCCATAGCCCAATATAATCTTGCAGTTATGTATGTCACAGGCAAGGGGGTTCGGCAAAATGATACGGAAGCAGTTAAGTGGTTTCGTAAAGCAGGCAAACATGGCGATCTCATGGCTCAACGAACACTTGGATTAATGTACGCAACGGGGAGCAATGTTCAACAGGATGATTTTCAAGCGATGAAATGGTTTCGTCTGGCCGCGAAACAAGGAGATGCTGTGGCTCAATATAATATAGGTATGGGCTTTCTTAACGGCAAAGGGGTGATTCGAAATCACACAAAAGCTCTGAAATGGTTTCATTTAGCTGCTAGTCAAGGATTGCCCCAAGCTCAATATGTGCTTGCTGCACTTTATCATGATGGAGTGAGTCTTCCTCAAAATAGCATGGAAGCAATAAAGTGGCTCCGAAAGGCTGCTGCGCAAGGTCACTTGCAAGCTCAAGAGCGCCTGCAGGCTCTGGTTAGACAGGATTAGCTGTGAGGCGGTTCCTCTTTCATTATCATACGAGTTAGTATTTATCCCCCTATGCTGAAAATAACGATTTGATTATTTCAATGAGAAATTATTTAAACATAATAATATTTTCGTTCACGATTTTGTAATGCTTATTTAATTGTAATGGGATAAGCACAGCTCGTCATTTCAGAGATTAACACCTTTACAGTCTGAGTTGTTATTTTCTATCTAGGTTCTAGATATAAGCCGTTTAAATTTCTGAAAATTCATTTAGGTTAAAATTGATACACCTAAAAGTTAGAATCTGCCTCATTTATTGGGAATATTTTTGCAACACTATCATTAAGTAATCTGAGCGGTACTTTTATCCGAAGCACATTGCCATGCGATGTTATTATTTTAGCCTTTAAGTGTCGTTAAAGAGCATCTCTTTTCAGGTTTTATGGTTCTGTAAATTATTATTATAAACATTGTTGCTATTAGCGTAAAAACTAAAATTGATGGTGACGATGCAACGCCGGTTTTTTTTACAAGTATCATAGAAAGTAATGGAGCGAGGCCAGCGGATAAACTTGCTGCAATGGAATATAGTATTGATAAAACACTACAACGTAATTTAATCGGGAACATTTCAGCTAACATTACTGGTACTGTTGCATAATATGCTCCTGCTGGAATAGCAATTAAAGCTTGACTCAAAATTAACTGATAAAATATTTTGTGCGATAAGAAGTTGAAAAAAGGTTGAGATAGAACTAGAAATCCTATACTTGCTGCAACTACGATTTTTTCTCTACTAATTTTATCAGATAGATTCCCAATCAGAGGAAATACTCCTAGAAGTACCATTAAAGAAATGATGTTGGAAATGATAATTTCATGGTTTTGAAAATTACCATATAAACGAGCTTGCATAGGACCATAAATGTAAATTTGAAATGTAGTTGTTACACCCAAACAACTTAAAATAAACACATAAAGAGATTGTATTTTATTGTTTTTGATATAGGTTACCGATTCAGAAAGTAAACTCTTAAATTTAGGCTTTGGTCTGTCTGCATAGTATACGATGTATTCCATACTCTCGGGGATACATAAACGGATGTATAAACCAATCGAAGATCCTAAAAGCGCAAGCACAAAAGGAACACGCCAGATCATCCAGTCCTGTTCAGGATAGTGACTGGTAAAATAAGTAACAATCAATACAACTAAAGACGCTATCAGCATCCCTGACATAGCGCCAAAGGATGCCCAGCTTCCTGAGTAGCCCTTTTTTGAGGCTTCGGCATTCTCAACTAGGTAAGCAGAGGAGTTTAAATATTCTGCACCACAGGAGAAGCTCTGAATAATTCTTAACACTAATAAGGTAATAGCAGAAAATGTACCTATAGTACTGTGAGGGGGGATAAACCCGATAAGGGTTGTTGATATGCCCATTGTTAGGATAGAACCTGCAAGGATAATTTTTCTGCCATAGATATCGGATAGTAAGCCCATTATCATAGCCCCAATAGGTCTGGCTAGGTATCCAGCAAAGAAAGTAAGAAAGACGAGAAACAAACCCTTGGAGACATCACCAATCAGGTATTTGGCAATGTAAACTGAGAGTAGGCCACAAATAGCCATGTCAAAGGATTCAATTAAATTACCCAGTGTACCTGCCAGAATGATTCGGGTTTGGTGCTTCATGCGATTATCCTTTACTTTGCATTGCCGATAGAGTGGTTAGTGAATCTTGATCTTCCACTCGGTCTAAAAATAAAAATCCATCCAGGTGATCAATTTCATGTTGAAGAATGCGGGCTTCTAAACCGGAAGCTTTTTTGGTAATTCTATTTCCATCTATGTCAAACCCTGAATATTCAATTTCCATGGCTCTTGGAACTTCACCCATTAATTCACCACAATTAAGGCAACCCTCGTAGCCAGTTTGAATTTCTTGAGATAGGATTTTTAATGAAGGATTAATTAAGGCTGTATCAGGAATTGGGTATTCTGGTTTTCTCCTTTTGGTGTAATCAGTACCAAATACAATAACTCGTTTGCTGATGCCAATTTGGGGGGCAGCTACGCCTACAGCCCCCTTGTCAGCCATTATGCCAAACATAGTCTTAATAAGCTCTTTTAACCAACTGCTACCAAATTCTGATTCAGAAATTGGATCAGCGGTTTGTCTTAAAATAGGGTTGTTTTTATCAAGGAGTGTGTTCATGGGGCACCTGATTGTTGATGATTAATGTCAGTTTGGGTTTTGTCGTCATGCAGGGCTGTTTGTCAGGGAAAATTAAATACTCTTGAATTCGCCTTAACGCAAATTTGCCCATGGCTAACAGTTTTTCGCAATGAATCGAGCTTTTGTTCTGGATATATGGATTTATCCGTTTTAATCCAAATGAAAAGATAGCTTTATAAGAATCATATTCAGTGGGGATGGAGATACCT
Above is a genomic segment from Legionella pneumophila subsp. pascullei containing:
- a CDS encoding PHA/PHB synthase family protein, giving the protein MKGLEKQCCPKKRILTQSQELQEGVDFSCCAPADRGTSDNFFPFFTRLVQANLAKWTAGISPAAIGSSYSTWLWQLAQSPGVLWELAFYPVFHAKDCINNIVCVERAADGKDVRFKKDSWQPMPWRLFAEGFLQMEDWWRRATTDVPGLPNQVERTVSFWARQCLDALSPSNFVWSNPDLFHEAMRTGGLNLIQGGQIALEDWLEKLTGAPPTGSEHFIPGKQVAITPGRVVFQNHLIELIQYEAQTKTVYKEPILILPAWIMKYYILDLSSHNSLVKWLVSQGHTVFIISWRNPDKEDQDLGMDDYYRQGAMAAFDAVSTLFPETKINLMGYCLGGTLAMITAAAMGRDKDERLNSLTLLAAQGDFTEAGELMLFVTESQVDFLKSMMREQGYLDTKQMAGSFQMLRAYDLIWSKMVQDYMHGMRRGMIDLTAWNADATRMPYKMHSEYLEKLFLRNDFAEGRYTVEGKPVAAENIKLPVFAVSTEKDHVAPWQSVYKIHLMTEGDVTFVLTGGGHNAGIISEPGHPGRSYRVHEQKQGEAYLNPESWLAMAERREGSWWREWNEWLVQQNTKKRIASSVMNPSLPEAPGTYVLQK
- the phbB gene encoding acetoacetyl-CoA reductase, which translates into the protein MNQRVALVTGGTGGIGTAICQEMQKLDYQVIACYFKQGNHDLAKEWQKKQAMQGFDIDIVYADISSFNDCEKLTDLVIEKYGKIDILVNNAGVTHDATLKKMTQEQWQDVINANLNSVFNMTKTVLSNMLDNSYGRIITISSVNGRKGQFGQCNYAATKSALYGFTKSLAQEVAKKGITVNTVSPGYINTEMLASLRDDILEAIVAQIPVGRLGKPQEIARVVAFLAEEQSGFITGANFDINGGQYM
- a CDS encoding cold-shock protein, whose product is MTNKIRGKVKWFNKDKGFGFIESSGKDYFVHFSSIQSDGFKTLPDGATVLFKMGKGQKGPQAEEVEVIK
- a CDS encoding tetratricopeptide repeat protein, giving the protein MRLRLVILVLAAIIIGVGSYSGIVNVIKEPIENVIIGYKSPSAWNNRGVDYVIGKRVAQNDSEAVKWFCKAAKQGEVMAQRNLGLMYAAGKGVPQDNGKAMQWFRKAALQNDAVSQLNLGVMYQKGMGTQQNDREAIKWIHKAAAQGFPEAERSLGILYSIAENGQQNYVEAFKWLHKAAEKEDAIAQYNLAVMYVTGKGVRQNDTEAVKWFRKAGKHGDLMAQRTLGLMYATGSNVQQDDFQAMKWFRLAAKQGDAVAQYNIGMGFLNGKGVIRNHTKALKWFHLAASQGLPQAQYVLAALYHDGVSLPQNSMEAIKWLRKAAAQGHLQAQERLQALVRQD
- a CDS encoding MFS transporter — translated: MKHQTRIILAGTLGNLIESFDMAICGLLSVYIAKYLIGDVSKGLFLVFLTFFAGYLARPIGAMIMGLLSDIYGRKIILAGSILTMGISTTLIGFIPPHSTIGTFSAITLLVLRIIQSFSCGAEYLNSSAYLVENAEASKKGYSGSWASFGAMSGMLIASLVVLIVTYFTSHYPEQDWMIWRVPFVLALLGSSIGLYIRLCIPESMEYIVYYADRPKPKFKSLLSESVTYIKNNKIQSLYVFILSCLGVTTTFQIYIYGPMQARLYGNFQNHEIIISNIISLMVLLGVFPLIGNLSDKISREKIVVAASIGFLVLSQPFFNFLSHKIFYQLILSQALIAIPAGAYYATVPVMLAEMFPIKLRCSVLSILYSIAASLSAGLAPLLSMILVKKTGVASSPSILVFTLIATMFIIIIYRTIKPEKRCSLTTLKG
- the def gene encoding peptide deformylase, whose product is MNTLLDKNNPILRQTADPISESEFGSSWLKELIKTMFGIMADKGAVGVAAPQIGISKRVIVFGTDYTKRRKPEYPIPDTALINPSLKILSQEIQTGYEGCLNCGELMGEVPRAMEIEYSGFDIDGNRITKKASGLEARILQHEIDHLDGFLFLDRVEDQDSLTTLSAMQSKG